A single genomic interval of Chitinophaga sp. 180180018-3 harbors:
- a CDS encoding DUF6620 family protein, translated as MSNPLLEPIHGVSLYDYATISAKIASGISQDDILKALGIENAVYEEASALWVTRMQEDKNFEIITVFGQYFGEADNHPKLSGLKPQTSAEGNENLEKLKADRHFYEELCGARIAAYQYGYDGAQWILDNFGITLGDFQSAAVKWANASQAEAQSDNYEQVHYWANYQQQKQAEYAEKFAKEQGGNIGDDVEF; from the coding sequence ATGAGTAATCCATTATTAGAGCCCATTCACGGCGTTTCACTTTATGATTATGCCACTATTTCCGCAAAAATTGCGTCAGGAATATCGCAGGACGACATTCTCAAAGCATTAGGTATTGAAAATGCCGTTTATGAAGAAGCTTCGGCATTGTGGGTAACCCGTATGCAGGAAGACAAAAACTTTGAAATCATCACTGTGTTCGGTCAGTATTTTGGAGAAGCAGATAATCATCCAAAATTAAGTGGTCTGAAACCACAAACCAGTGCCGAAGGCAATGAGAATCTTGAAAAGCTGAAAGCGGACCGCCATTTCTACGAAGAACTTTGTGGCGCCAGAATAGCGGCCTACCAGTATGGTTATGATGGTGCGCAGTGGATATTAGACAATTTCGGAATTACATTGGGCGATTTCCAGAGCGCGGCCGTGAAATGGGCAAATGCTTCTCAGGCAGAAGCCCAAAGTGACAATTATGAGCAAGTGCACTATTGGGCCAATTATCAACAACAGAAACAGGCGGAATATGCTGAGAAATTTGCGAAAGAACAAGGTGGAAATATTGGTGATGATGTGGAATTTTAA
- a CDS encoding SPFH domain-containing protein, giving the protein MNLPFIEIIEAITPDPNLLMWKYKDEDKEIKNGAKLTVRESQAVVFLNEGQLADVFAPGLHTLSTENIPLLSRLKGWKYGFNSPFKADVYFVNTRQFVNNKWGTPAPVMMRDPEFGQVRIRAFGTFDIQIRDFGTFFRQYAGSYETFNIFELQHELRDFIAPKFGEVLAQENMSVKDVAGNLTELGRKVAPSLKPYFAQFGIELITFTISSVTLPEEVSAHYDKITNMNMVSDMEKYARFNTANAIGQQGTVANQATANGMMAGMMMNQIQQQAQSPNNTDDITAKLQKLKTLFEGGLIDESEYKAKKAELIDKL; this is encoded by the coding sequence ATGAACCTGCCATTTATAGAAATCATCGAAGCAATCACACCGGATCCCAATCTGCTGATGTGGAAATACAAAGATGAAGACAAGGAAATCAAGAATGGTGCAAAGCTGACAGTGAGAGAATCCCAGGCTGTCGTATTTCTTAATGAAGGACAGCTTGCGGATGTTTTTGCACCGGGGCTGCATACCCTGAGTACCGAAAATATCCCTCTTTTGAGTAGATTAAAAGGTTGGAAATATGGTTTCAATAGTCCATTTAAAGCCGACGTTTATTTTGTAAATACCCGTCAGTTTGTCAATAACAAATGGGGCACGCCGGCTCCGGTGATGATGCGTGATCCCGAATTTGGGCAGGTTCGGATACGGGCGTTCGGGACATTTGATATCCAGATTCGCGACTTTGGAACATTCTTCCGTCAATACGCAGGTTCTTATGAAACGTTCAATATTTTCGAATTACAGCACGAGTTAAGGGATTTTATCGCCCCTAAATTTGGGGAGGTATTGGCGCAGGAGAATATGTCCGTAAAAGACGTAGCAGGCAATCTCACGGAACTGGGCAGGAAAGTAGCACCTTCCCTGAAGCCCTATTTCGCACAGTTTGGTATCGAACTGATAACGTTTACCATCAGTAGTGTAACCCTTCCCGAAGAAGTGTCGGCCCATTATGATAAAATCACCAACATGAACATGGTGAGCGACATGGAAAAATACGCCCGTTTTAACACGGCTAATGCTATAGGACAGCAGGGAACTGTAGCCAACCAGGCTACTGCCAATGGAATGATGGCCGGCATGATGATGAACCAGATACAGCAACAGGCCCAATCCCCAAATAATACAGATGATATCACAGCAAAACTGCAAAAGCTGAAAACCCTTTTTGAGGGCGGATTGATTGACGAATCCGAATACAAAGCGAAAAAAGCGGAGCTCATCGACAAACTATAA
- a CDS encoding tetratricopeptide repeat protein, translated as MKRYSIIIYFLAVSLSVSAQRSGLVSSDVLLKMALEARRDQKDYPKAIKLCKKALAQSPNYTDIRILLGQLYKETGNPVAAAFEWNVALKNDPGNTDVMHDLVNLYYGEGKISEAVCYVDLLLEKEPTNKDLLIKKYGLVQESGDVQGQAGMITKLRTLYPADSTVNRLVKDYQLSAANSGRKSGNLEGARKMYEQSLQANSHNKEALEGMATVLASQGRGLEAIRYYDQLLQLDPHNTTYRLKRSSIRLAAGQYAAALEDAQQLYRANPGQNQFRQHLTDVYEGMMKTAPDPAVYAEQLVTLQPRNKSVYEVLMNQAYKQDEYETALNWSNKALAAFPGDEDLLRRKAGIQEKQGDYAGAAATAAELLQVRRSAVNEQIYTDLQVANANRLIRSGQTAAAATVLETALAKLPRRKEFLAPLSNVKALQGKPQEAVALLDQQLAGQPQDTALLLKKSGLLESMHEYAAAAAISRQLVTAYPNSQLFRQVAADQQLLIARDAMQAGRYQPAKQALQTVLQLMPSNRDAHIYLVNLEYQQGNKQAALDAISNAYTYLGKDSLLLQKQSAILEQLGRYREASAISAALCQAFPADTALRNMYGGQLLEEGKRLRQLQQWDSAQLAYQQALTVGGPDTTAFMGLTAVAAARHQYDSVISYANKGLALSPANQALLSQKAGALEKLHRYREAAVVANQLYAQDPREKKWRDYADHLDAYGYQNQAGVTWLQSAYSKDFRPASVLSLQYMRRYDRGSILGRVNYASREAGDGIQLEAETYYKHNPKYYSYAYLGWADSKVFPTLRVGYSLFRNFNKGWEAELGARYVRTDSINNYSAVASVAKTWGNYWVNLRGFLTADDQRWYQAYTLTNRFYLHEQKDFIALIGSVGTSPDDRSRNYQLGRVAGLTATSLTAGYQKLIRGRATVGAYTTFTNQQLAPGRYVNQYDAYLLFLWNF; from the coding sequence ATGAAAAGATATAGTATCATCATTTATTTCCTGGCAGTGAGCTTATCCGTAAGTGCACAACGGAGCGGCCTTGTGTCGTCCGACGTGCTGCTGAAAATGGCATTGGAAGCCAGGAGAGATCAGAAAGATTATCCTAAAGCCATAAAGCTTTGTAAGAAGGCTTTGGCGCAGAGTCCTAATTATACAGACATAAGAATATTACTCGGACAGTTATATAAAGAAACCGGTAATCCGGTGGCAGCAGCATTCGAATGGAATGTGGCGCTGAAAAATGATCCCGGGAATACGGATGTGATGCATGACCTGGTAAATCTTTACTATGGAGAAGGTAAAATTTCAGAAGCAGTTTGTTATGTAGATCTGCTGCTGGAAAAAGAACCAACCAACAAAGACCTGCTGATAAAGAAATACGGGCTGGTACAGGAAAGTGGTGATGTACAGGGGCAGGCAGGAATGATTACGAAACTGCGCACATTATATCCTGCGGATTCCACAGTGAACCGCCTCGTGAAAGATTACCAGCTGTCCGCCGCCAACAGCGGACGGAAAAGCGGCAACCTCGAAGGCGCCCGGAAAATGTATGAGCAATCCCTGCAGGCCAACAGCCACAACAAAGAAGCGCTGGAAGGCATGGCTACGGTATTGGCCAGCCAGGGCCGCGGGCTGGAAGCCATCCGCTACTATGATCAGCTGTTGCAGCTGGATCCACATAATACTACTTACCGGCTGAAAAGATCGTCTATTCGCCTTGCTGCGGGACAGTATGCTGCCGCGCTGGAAGATGCACAACAGCTTTATCGCGCCAATCCCGGACAAAACCAATTCAGGCAACACCTGACCGATGTATATGAGGGCATGATGAAAACAGCGCCCGATCCCGCGGTTTACGCGGAACAACTGGTCACCCTGCAGCCCCGCAATAAATCGGTGTATGAAGTGTTGATGAACCAGGCATATAAACAGGACGAGTATGAAACCGCCCTTAACTGGAGTAACAAGGCCCTGGCTGCATTCCCGGGAGATGAAGACCTGTTGCGCCGGAAGGCCGGGATACAGGAAAAACAGGGCGATTATGCCGGCGCTGCTGCCACAGCGGCCGAACTCCTGCAGGTACGCCGGAGTGCGGTGAATGAACAAATTTATACCGATCTGCAAGTGGCGAATGCCAATCGCTTAATCCGGAGCGGACAAACAGCGGCAGCTGCCACTGTATTGGAAACAGCCCTGGCAAAGCTTCCCCGCCGGAAAGAATTTTTGGCGCCCTTGTCTAACGTAAAAGCATTACAGGGAAAACCACAGGAGGCAGTGGCCCTGCTGGATCAGCAGCTGGCTGGTCAGCCACAGGACACCGCATTGCTGCTGAAGAAATCAGGCCTGCTGGAATCCATGCACGAATACGCTGCTGCAGCCGCTATCAGCCGCCAGCTGGTAACAGCATATCCCAACAGCCAGCTTTTCCGCCAGGTGGCCGCCGATCAGCAACTGCTTATTGCCAGAGACGCCATGCAGGCGGGCCGTTATCAACCAGCGAAACAGGCACTGCAAACAGTGTTGCAGCTGATGCCATCGAACCGCGACGCTCACATCTACCTGGTGAACCTCGAATATCAGCAGGGAAATAAACAGGCTGCGCTGGATGCTATCAGTAATGCCTATACGTATCTTGGAAAAGATTCCCTGTTGTTGCAGAAACAATCTGCCATTCTGGAACAGTTAGGAAGATACCGGGAAGCCAGCGCTATCAGTGCCGCGCTCTGCCAGGCATTTCCTGCTGATACCGCTTTGAGGAATATGTATGGCGGTCAGTTGCTGGAAGAAGGGAAAAGGCTGCGGCAGCTGCAACAATGGGATAGTGCGCAGCTGGCGTATCAGCAGGCATTAACTGTTGGCGGCCCGGATACAACTGCCTTCATGGGACTGACAGCAGTGGCTGCAGCGCGCCATCAATACGATTCGGTGATTAGCTACGCCAATAAAGGCCTGGCGCTTTCGCCGGCGAATCAGGCACTCCTTTCTCAAAAAGCCGGCGCGCTGGAAAAATTACATCGCTACAGAGAAGCGGCAGTAGTGGCAAACCAGCTGTATGCACAGGATCCCCGCGAAAAAAAATGGCGCGATTATGCTGATCATCTCGATGCTTACGGTTATCAGAACCAGGCCGGGGTGACCTGGCTGCAATCGGCATACAGTAAGGATTTCAGGCCGGCCAGCGTACTCTCTCTTCAATACATGCGACGTTACGATCGCGGCTCCATTCTGGGGAGAGTTAACTACGCCTCAAGAGAAGCAGGAGATGGCATACAATTGGAAGCAGAAACATACTATAAACATAATCCGAAGTATTACTCCTACGCATACCTGGGATGGGCCGATTCCAAAGTGTTCCCCACGCTCAGAGTAGGATACTCCCTCTTCCGGAATTTCAATAAGGGCTGGGAGGCCGAGCTGGGAGCAAGGTATGTGCGGACCGACAGCATCAACAACTACTCAGCCGTTGCTTCCGTGGCCAAAACATGGGGCAACTACTGGGTGAACCTGCGGGGCTTCCTCACTGCCGACGACCAAAGATGGTATCAGGCCTACACCCTCACTAACCGTTTTTACCTGCATGAGCAAAAGGATTTTATTGCGTTGATAGGAAGTGTGGGTACCTCTCCGGACGACCGGAGCCGCAACTACCAGCTGGGGCGTGTAGCCGGACTTACTGCAACGTCGCTTACAGCAGGATATCAGAAATTGATCCGTGGAAGGGCAACAGTAGGTGCCTATACCACCTTTACCAATCAGCAGCTGGCGCCAGGCCGGTATGTAAACCAGTACGATGCCTATCTGCTGTTCCTCTGGAACTTCTAA
- a CDS encoding glycosyltransferase has protein sequence MISTALRYITDFYENAIFFYCGILFLFYILLAVLSIVSIRRSRWKEKIRAQQMLVASPLTPGISVIAPAYNEGVTIIPNVRSLLALNYPRFEVVVVNDGSKDDTLEQLIREFDLVEVDFFYRQQVPCQHIKRFFKSASSAYSKLLVVDKVNGKSKADAVNAGINAASFDYFLNTDVDCILSPDTLLRLVKPFMDDPVRVIATGAPLRAANSCVVEAGVIKEIKVPKAILPRFQEMEYIRSYLLGKMGWTSINAIPNVSGGLGLFDKEIVVKAGGYDPASFGEDMDITVRICMYMCEQNLPYRVHYIPETLCWTEVPATLKIFTRQRVRWARGLFQIFVKHRKVLFNPKYRKIGMIVFPYNFFFELLAPLIEFAGITYYIYIVVAHLINWDYALILLVFTYTFSILITSMSMLWDQLIFRYYGSWKEVFRLCIMSLAEPFVYHPMVLFCAVKGYFNQVTGKQHTWGNMQRQGFNQAPAAQHNVVKSQVNASNEKI, from the coding sequence ATGATTTCTACAGCGCTACGATATATCACCGACTTTTATGAAAATGCCATCTTCTTCTATTGTGGCATTCTCTTCCTGTTTTATATACTGCTGGCAGTATTGTCTATTGTTTCTATCCGCCGCAGCCGGTGGAAGGAAAAAATCAGAGCTCAGCAGATGCTGGTGGCTTCCCCGCTTACACCAGGGATCTCTGTTATTGCGCCTGCGTATAACGAAGGCGTGACCATCATTCCGAATGTTCGCTCACTGCTGGCGCTTAACTATCCACGCTTTGAAGTGGTGGTGGTGAACGATGGCAGCAAAGATGATACCCTCGAACAGCTGATCAGGGAATTTGATCTCGTAGAGGTCGATTTCTTTTACCGCCAGCAGGTACCCTGTCAACACATAAAGAGGTTTTTCAAATCTGCCAGCTCAGCCTATTCAAAACTGCTGGTGGTAGATAAAGTGAATGGTAAAAGTAAGGCAGATGCAGTAAATGCCGGTATCAACGCAGCTTCGTTCGATTACTTCCTCAATACCGACGTGGATTGTATCCTTAGTCCGGATACCCTGCTGCGCCTCGTGAAGCCATTCATGGACGATCCTGTGAGAGTGATTGCCACCGGTGCCCCGCTCCGCGCCGCCAACTCCTGCGTGGTGGAAGCCGGTGTGATTAAAGAGATAAAAGTGCCCAAAGCCATATTACCCCGGTTCCAGGAAATGGAATATATCCGCTCTTATCTGCTGGGGAAAATGGGATGGACTTCCATCAATGCCATACCCAACGTATCCGGCGGTCTTGGTTTGTTTGATAAAGAAATAGTGGTCAAAGCGGGTGGGTACGATCCGGCTTCTTTCGGAGAAGACATGGATATCACTGTTCGTATCTGTATGTATATGTGCGAACAGAATTTACCCTACCGGGTGCATTATATCCCTGAAACGCTTTGCTGGACAGAGGTTCCTGCCACACTGAAAATATTTACCCGCCAGCGGGTGCGCTGGGCGAGAGGATTGTTCCAGATTTTCGTGAAGCACCGGAAGGTGTTGTTTAATCCCAAATACAGGAAGATCGGGATGATTGTTTTTCCGTATAATTTCTTCTTCGAACTACTGGCGCCGCTGATCGAGTTTGCCGGGATCACCTACTATATCTACATCGTAGTGGCCCACCTGATCAACTGGGATTATGCTTTGATCCTGCTGGTATTTACTTACACGTTTTCCATCCTGATTACTTCCATGTCGATGTTGTGGGATCAGCTGATCTTCCGCTACTATGGCAGCTGGAAAGAAGTGTTCCGGCTTTGTATTATGTCGCTCGCGGAGCCTTTTGTGTACCATCCGATGGTACTCTTTTGCGCGGTGAAGGGATACTTTAACCAGGTGACCGGCAAGCAACACACCTGGGGGAATATGCAGCGCCAGGGTTTCAACCAGGCACCTGCTGCACAGCATAATGTTGTTAAGAGTCAAGTTAATGCAAGTAATGAAAAGATATAG
- a CDS encoding HEAT repeat domain-containing protein has product MNANSSFSLWLEDLIYYFAYFPLIIQIAIIVSVFAIAGTVLAYGYLIIHRLRRNNQLRKEAPLREQVNNLLLEQVVFQSVNKPGEENTELANIFRSLPLNKDWARGVIISQLLEHRRSFTGDIATMLRSLYLELGLETNAVAGLRSLHRKKVIASLVELSGMGVLLEEAHILTLTQSTDKYIREMARCYMVQCSETNPFGFLDQVSTPMLSWEQFELFRIISLRKDITVPSFARWIDPAFHPSVIDLSIKLATYYQQPEAIPVMIRLLPTVSESLRASMINSLGKLVATDAEDVLVGMYQEQALPCRMEILKALGRIGTGRFLDFLEHELETSDEFLLIKNAARSIVAHHMLAAQRIKELQHQLTGARLLALQHSLNPLITY; this is encoded by the coding sequence ATGAATGCTAATTCGTCGTTTAGCCTTTGGCTGGAGGACCTGATTTATTATTTTGCCTATTTTCCGCTGATCATTCAGATAGCGATCATTGTAAGCGTCTTTGCGATTGCAGGAACTGTGCTGGCTTACGGCTATCTGATCATTCACCGGCTACGCAGAAATAATCAGCTTCGTAAAGAAGCACCTTTACGGGAGCAGGTAAATAACCTGCTGCTGGAACAGGTGGTTTTTCAGTCAGTCAACAAGCCAGGAGAAGAAAATACGGAGTTGGCCAATATATTCCGTTCTCTTCCCTTGAATAAAGACTGGGCGCGCGGGGTGATTATCAGCCAGTTGCTGGAACACCGCAGAAGTTTTACAGGAGATATTGCCACCATGCTGCGAAGTCTTTACCTGGAGCTGGGACTGGAAACGAATGCCGTTGCCGGCCTTCGCTCCCTCCACAGAAAGAAAGTGATTGCTTCCCTCGTGGAGCTGTCCGGTATGGGCGTTTTATTGGAAGAAGCGCATATTTTAACGCTTACGCAAAGCACTGATAAGTATATACGTGAAATGGCACGTTGCTACATGGTCCAGTGTTCGGAAACCAATCCGTTTGGGTTTCTTGACCAGGTGAGTACGCCGATGCTTTCATGGGAACAGTTTGAATTGTTCCGCATTATATCCCTTCGCAAGGATATAACCGTCCCATCTTTCGCAAGATGGATTGATCCGGCCTTCCATCCGTCGGTTATTGACCTCAGTATTAAGTTGGCTACTTACTATCAGCAACCCGAAGCAATTCCGGTGATGATAAGGTTACTGCCAACTGTTAGCGAGTCCCTCAGAGCTTCCATGATCAACAGTCTGGGTAAACTGGTTGCTACCGACGCAGAAGATGTATTGGTGGGAATGTACCAGGAACAGGCTTTACCTTGCCGAATGGAAATACTGAAAGCGCTGGGCCGTATAGGCACCGGGCGCTTTCTGGATTTCCTGGAGCATGAACTGGAAACGTCCGATGAATTCCTGCTGATCAAGAATGCTGCGCGCTCCATCGTTGCCCACCACATGCTGGCGGCTCAGCGGATAAAGGAACTGCAACATCAGCTTACCGGTGCCAGGTTACTGGCACTGCAGCATAGTCTTAACCCGTTGATCACTTATTAA
- a CDS encoding response regulator transcription factor codes for MCNKILLVEDDEFTSKAINIILTKYGYTVTIERNGKDALESLKSSKFDLVISDLMLPYASGLEFISKMRADMKLNIPVLVLSAITHENTITEGFEIGVDDYLKKPFNPSELTSRVHRLIEQSKR; via the coding sequence ATGTGTAATAAGATTCTTTTAGTAGAGGACGATGAATTTACAAGTAAGGCCATTAATATCATATTAACCAAATACGGGTATACAGTAACAATTGAAAGGAATGGGAAAGATGCACTGGAAAGTCTTAAAAGCTCAAAATTTGACCTGGTGATTTCCGATCTGATGTTGCCATATGCGAGCGGTCTTGAGTTTATCAGCAAAATGAGGGCTGACATGAAGTTAAACATACCGGTTTTAGTCCTGTCTGCCATTACCCACGAAAACACTATTACCGAAGGCTTTGAAATAGGCGTGGATGATTATCTGAAGAAACCTTTCAACCCATCGGAATTAACATCAAGAGTACATCGTCTTATAGAACAAAGTAAAAGATAA
- a CDS encoding LytTR family DNA-binding domain-containing protein: protein MLILQGEQDVDNMIRTLIIDDEPAIRKDLEWLMKRYPDFVVLGSCGSIAEARVIIPSTEPDLLLLDIELLDGTGFDLLREFPDRSFRVIFITAYNQHAIKAIKFGAYDYLLKPVDEEELTATLERLKSEPPVNGRTQFEIADSHLQNKRPGLQQRIVLRSQQYLQVVTFEEILYCQSDGSYTTFFLTGKKKVTVSRPIKEYEELLPETWFIRSHQSYIVNHHFIDRFQKDGLLILRDGTEIPVSARKREYVRQFLTGES, encoded by the coding sequence ATGCTTATTTTACAGGGAGAACAGGATGTAGACAATATGATAAGAACGCTGATCATAGACGACGAGCCGGCCATCCGGAAAGATCTGGAATGGCTGATGAAAAGGTACCCGGATTTTGTTGTACTGGGAAGCTGCGGCAGCATTGCCGAAGCCAGAGTAATCATTCCCAGTACGGAACCGGACTTGTTGCTACTGGATATAGAGCTCCTGGATGGAACCGGTTTCGATCTGCTTCGGGAATTCCCGGACAGAAGCTTCCGGGTGATTTTCATCACGGCGTATAACCAGCATGCCATCAAGGCCATTAAATTCGGCGCCTACGATTACCTGCTGAAACCTGTAGATGAAGAAGAACTAACAGCCACCCTGGAGCGGCTGAAGTCCGAACCTCCGGTGAATGGCAGAACACAATTTGAGATTGCCGATAGTCACCTGCAGAATAAACGGCCGGGGCTACAGCAGCGTATTGTGCTGCGGTCGCAGCAATACCTGCAGGTAGTAACGTTTGAGGAAATCCTGTATTGCCAGAGTGATGGCAGCTACACGACTTTTTTCCTGACCGGGAAAAAGAAAGTGACAGTGTCCAGACCGATCAAGGAGTATGAAGAATTGCTTCCTGAAACCTGGTTTATACGTTCTCATCAGTCGTATATCGTGAACCATCACTTCATCGACCGTTTTCAGAAAGATGGTCTGCTGATCCTGCGGGATGGAACTGAAATACCGGTATCTGCCCGGAAACGGGAATATGTCCGGCAATTCCTGACCGGTGAATCATAA
- a CDS encoding histidine kinase: protein MNHNLKNMRACHRLIIPLIVVLTLLYSCVRQQPSFLPPADITDPPVVNRLRLLINKGPRGKDSVIAHEMPSLKAQVAPLPEGSKAKGLYYYLEGYYYWMADSDQAAIASYRRMLPPGIKDTAAHIELLTLQLLGLQHVAIEQKVNDSTFTQLFAIIEIAEKFHYADIWRVYDLAAEENFRYGEYDKAAVFAKQAIASYPDKGNGYMQAVFLENLSRIAERQQHLEEAIQLEDSALNLAQRAPEPDSLRIGNIYSALGVLVERNGDEAGGHALMEKGMGIRERHGNITFQQYLNYSQMLMEEKKFPGALAYLDKAIKKAMKIQNKEDLSSAYSTMYRIYYDMGDYKSAVTALNSAANMALQNLQEQQLKKVAELQAVSELKIQQNKTLSLSRQYSSQGTILRQQRIILVILLVVLVLGIILTVVLIRQRKLRTEKQAAELEQRLLRSQMEPHFIFNTMSVLQSFIRHDAKDKAIKYLSRFARLLRLNLESSRQNLVQLHLEVEALENYLALQSIRFDNVFDYTINNIEHCEEQDILIPPMLLQPFAENAIQHGMRNLPYKGRIIITLQLSKGMLHCTIEDNGLGLRKQEPTEQEKTSLSGIITQERLKILSQQTGKLASLIIADKEEKDGTGVKVTLMIPVQREGTKG, encoded by the coding sequence GTGAATCATAATCTCAAAAACATGCGCGCCTGCCACCGGTTAATTATTCCGCTGATTGTTGTGCTGACGCTGCTATACAGCTGTGTCAGGCAGCAACCTTCTTTCCTTCCGCCGGCTGATATTACTGACCCTCCGGTGGTCAACAGATTGCGATTGCTGATAAATAAAGGCCCCCGTGGCAAAGACAGCGTCATCGCACATGAAATGCCTTCGCTGAAAGCGCAGGTAGCACCCCTTCCGGAGGGCAGTAAAGCCAAAGGCCTGTATTATTATCTCGAAGGATACTATTACTGGATGGCCGACAGCGACCAGGCGGCCATTGCCAGCTATCGCCGGATGCTCCCACCCGGCATAAAGGATACGGCCGCACACATCGAATTGCTCACCTTACAGCTACTGGGGCTGCAACACGTAGCCATTGAACAGAAAGTGAACGACAGCACTTTCACACAGTTGTTTGCCATTATTGAAATAGCTGAAAAGTTCCACTACGCCGACATCTGGCGGGTATATGATCTTGCTGCGGAAGAAAATTTCCGTTATGGAGAATATGACAAGGCAGCCGTTTTTGCCAAACAAGCCATTGCCAGTTATCCGGATAAAGGCAACGGCTATATGCAGGCCGTCTTTTTAGAGAACCTGTCGCGTATTGCCGAACGGCAACAGCATCTGGAGGAAGCTATTCAGCTGGAAGACAGTGCCCTGAACCTGGCTCAGCGTGCCCCGGAACCGGACTCACTCAGGATTGGTAATATTTACAGCGCATTGGGCGTGCTGGTTGAACGTAATGGCGACGAAGCCGGCGGACATGCCCTGATGGAAAAAGGCATGGGGATCCGGGAAAGACATGGTAACATTACCTTCCAGCAGTACCTGAATTACAGCCAGATGCTGATGGAAGAGAAAAAATTTCCCGGTGCACTCGCTTACCTCGACAAGGCCATTAAGAAGGCCATGAAGATACAAAACAAGGAAGATCTCAGTTCCGCCTATAGCACCATGTACCGTATTTATTATGATATGGGAGATTACAAAAGTGCTGTGACAGCCCTCAATTCGGCCGCCAACATGGCTCTGCAGAACCTGCAGGAACAGCAGCTGAAAAAAGTGGCAGAATTACAGGCAGTAAGCGAGCTCAAAATACAGCAAAACAAAACACTCAGCCTGAGCCGCCAGTATAGCAGCCAGGGCACCATTCTGCGCCAGCAGCGGATCATTCTTGTCATCCTACTGGTGGTACTGGTATTGGGCATCATACTAACGGTGGTGCTTATACGGCAAAGGAAACTACGCACGGAGAAACAGGCGGCCGAGCTGGAGCAGCGACTGCTACGCAGCCAGATGGAACCACATTTCATCTTCAATACAATGTCGGTATTGCAGAGCTTTATCCGCCACGATGCAAAAGACAAAGCAATCAAATACCTGAGCCGGTTCGCCCGCCTGCTGCGGCTCAACCTCGAAAGTTCCCGGCAAAACCTCGTACAGCTCCACCTGGAAGTGGAAGCGCTCGAAAATTATCTCGCCCTGCAATCTATACGCTTCGATAACGTTTTCGACTATACGATCAATAATATAGAACACTGTGAAGAGCAGGATATCCTTATCCCCCCGATGCTGCTGCAGCCTTTCGCGGAAAACGCCATACAGCACGGAATGCGTAACCTCCCCTACAAAGGCCGGATTATAATAACGCTGCAGCTGAGCAAAGGCATGCTGCATTGCACCATAGAAGATAACGGACTCGGGCTCCGGAAGCAGGAACCGACTGAGCAGGAAAAAACATCTCTCTCCGGTATTATTACCCAGGAGCGGCTGAAAATACTCAGTCAACAGACTGGCAAACTCGCTTCCCTGATCATTGCCGATAAAGAAGAGAAAGATGGTACCGGGGTGAAGGTAACCCTGATGATCCCCGTACAAAGAGAGGGTACTAAAGGATGA